The following proteins are encoded in a genomic region of Bacteroidia bacterium:
- a CDS encoding transposase — MKNIASYFFVNGKKLQRHYKHQVSGYKDWKQLPHAEDYLIYPENITEHISIDEVSLSKGELYTVVTNKNTRSQNKKSVIAIIAGTEAKTIQDVLEKIPLNQRNKVKEITMDMAPNMALAARNSFVNSTQVIDRFHVVKLVMDALQHMRTNLRWKALGEENQAIKAAKAEGKKYQPELLANGDTPKELLVRSKYLLYKFEDEWTLTQSKRAAVLFEKYPLLHRAYKLIESFRTIYKLQYKADAIIKFKEWKQRVIEMKIDEFNSVVNSIEHHFENILNFFNNRNTNANAESFNSKIKQFRANLRGVTDVKFFLFRLEKLFI; from the coding sequence ATGAAAAATATAGCCAGTTACTTTTTTGTGAATGGAAAGAAATTGCAGCGGCACTATAAACACCAAGTAAGCGGCTATAAAGATTGGAAGCAATTACCACATGCTGAGGATTATCTGATTTACCCGGAAAACATCACCGAACACATTAGTATTGACGAAGTCAGCTTATCTAAAGGAGAGCTTTATACCGTTGTTACCAATAAAAATACTCGAAGCCAAAACAAGAAATCAGTCATAGCCATCATAGCCGGAACAGAGGCAAAAACGATACAAGATGTATTAGAGAAAATACCTCTTAACCAAAGAAACAAAGTAAAAGAAATAACTATGGATATGGCTCCCAATATGGCATTAGCCGCCCGAAACAGTTTTGTAAATAGCACACAAGTAATAGATCGTTTTCATGTAGTAAAATTGGTTATGGATGCGTTGCAACACATGCGAACTAACTTACGATGGAAAGCATTGGGTGAAGAAAATCAAGCTATTAAAGCAGCCAAAGCAGAAGGGAAAAAATATCAACCCGAATTATTAGCCAATGGAGATACGCCCAAAGAACTCTTAGTAAGAAGCAAATACCTGCTTTATAAATTTGAAGATGAATGGACGCTTACGCAATCTAAACGAGCTGCTGTATTATTTGAAAAATATCCGCTATTACATCGAGCATACAAGCTGATTGAATCGTTTAGAACTATCTATAAGTTACAGTATAAAGCAGATGCCATAATCAAGTTTAAAGAATGGAAACAAAGAGTTATTGAAATGAAAATAGATGAATTTAATAGTGTGGTAAACTCCATTGAACATCACTTTGAAAACATCCTTAACTTCTTTAATAACAGAAACACCAATGCCAATGCAGAATCATTCAACTCAAAAATAAAACAATTTAGAGCTAATTTAAGAGGGGTTACGGATGTAAAATTCTTCCTGTTTAGATTAGAAAAATTGTTCATCTAA